From the Cucurbita pepo subsp. pepo cultivar mu-cu-16 chromosome LG05, ASM280686v2, whole genome shotgun sequence genome, one window contains:
- the LOC111795282 gene encoding two-component response regulator-like APRR2 isoform X1: MVCTADDLQEWKDFPKGLRVLLLDRDSRSATEISAKLEEMEHVVYYCNDEKEALSAIMNTPENFHIAILEMCKGNYDESFKLLGSSKDLPIIMTSDVYCLSTMMKCIALGAVEFLLKPLSEDKLKNIWQHVLHKAFSSTPMPEVDSAASLMQLQLESEDNNGVLGDTEGLSWIQDIVWEQEQPNGSVKSQLNQGSSLQGCWESGDQMNCPMETDCSDKDVQSNFVETTSHDLVCEDTLQECQPRLSGKVMVKEDENSAVGLNAESDIYLPLQNKCGVKSGPSAVEHSIQGSDVNPSAGSKSKKTKVDWSPELHRKFIQAVEQLGIDRAIPSKILELMKVEGLTRHNVASHLQKYRMQKKHAVHREENPRFSMLTNHLKPNMAYPSYYPYCGISMSTVYRTWTQNNGQPANVNMWGPPDYRHWPQPGTQPWNSYAGMQADAWGCPVMLPSPAPYFSYPQQISSSHNVYTANKSYGTPHSSFDLQPDEELIDKIVTEARRKPWSPLPLGLKRPSPESVLKELSKQGISTVPPRINGSKPP; the protein is encoded by the exons ATGGTTTGCACTGCCGACGATTTACAAGAATGGAAAGACTTTCCTAAGGGTCTGAGGGTTCTTCTCCTTGATCGGGACAGCCGCTCCGCTACCGAGATAAGTGCAAAACTTGAGGAAATGGAGCATGTTG TCTATTACTGTAATGATGAGAAGGAAGCTTTGTCGGCGATTATGAACACACCGGAAAACTTCCATATTGCAATTCTGGAG ATGTGCAAAGGAAATTATGATGAGAGTTTTAAATTGCTCGGAAGTTCCAAGGACTTGCCAATCATAA TGACTTCAGATGTTTATTGCCTAAGCACCATGATGAAGTGCATTGCA CTTGGTGCAGTTGAGTTCTTGCTGAAACCACTCTCTGAGGACAAACTGAAGAATATCTGGCAGCATGTTCTTCACAAG GCATTTTCCAGTACACCGATGCCTGAAGTAGACTCCGCAGCATCCTTGATGCAGCTCCAATTAGAGAGTGAAGACAATAATGGAGTTCTGGGAGATACGGAAGGTCTTTCTTGGATTCAAGACATTGTATGGGAGCAAGAGCAACCAAACGGAAGTGTTAAATCTCAACTGAACCAGGGATCATCGTTGCAAGGTTGCTGGGAAAGTGGAGATCAAATGAACTGTCCAATGGAAACAGATTGCAGTGACAAAGATGTGCAGTCTAACTTCGTCGAAACTACTTCACATGATTTGGTTTGTGAAGACACCCTTCAGGAGTGCCAACCTCGATTATCTGGCAAGGTAATGGTCAAAGAAGATGAGAACTCTGCAGTTGGTTTAAACGCAGAAAGCGACATTTATCTTCCCTTGCAGAATAAATGTGGCGTCAAAAGTGGTCCTTCAGCTGTAGAGCACTCAATCCAAGGATCTGATGTGAACCCTTCAGCTGGTTCCAAATCGAAGAAAACAAAG GTGGACTGGAGCCCAGAGCTACATAGAAAGTTTATTCAGGCAGTCGAACAGTTGGGCATAGATCGTGCGATTCCTTCCAAAATACTTGAGCTGATGAAAGTTGAAGGTTTGACAAGGCACAACGTTGCAAGTCATCTCCAG AAGTACAGGATGCAAAAGAAACATGCGGTCCACAGAGAAGAAAATCCAAGATTTTCAATGCTAACCAATCATTTGAAACCAAACATGGCTTACCCTTCTTATTATCCTTACTGTGGAATATCCATGTCCACTGTTTATCGAACATGGACACAGAACAATGGCCAACCAGCTAATGTCAACATGTGGGGTCCGCCTGATTATCGCCATTGGCCGCAACCAGGAACTCAGCCATGGAATTCTTATGCTGGG ATGCAAGCTGATGCATGGGGTTGCCCTGTGATGCTGCCTTCTCCTGCtccatatttttcatatcCTCAG CAAATTTCATCATCACACAATGTGTATACAGCAAATAAGAGCTATGGCACGCCCCACAGTTCATTTGATCTTCAACCA GATGAGGAGCTGATTGACAAGATTGTGACGGAGGCGAGGAGGAAACCATGGTCACCCCTTCCCTTGGGGCTTAAACGTCCTTCTCCAGAGAGTGTTCTCAAAGAGCTTTCAAAGCAAGGAATCTCCACCGTTCCTCCTCGAATCAACGGCTCCAAACCTCCCTGA
- the LOC111795282 gene encoding two-component response regulator-like APRR2 isoform X8: MLRCGPRSDFRCLLPKHHDEVHCIEFLLKPLSEDKLKNIWQHVLHKAFSSTPMPEVDSAASLMQLQLESEDNNGVLGDTEGLSWIQDIVWEQEQPNGSVKSQLNQGSSLQGCWESGDQMNCPMETDCSDKDVQSNFVETTSHDLVCEDTLQECQPRLSGKVMVKEDENSAVGLNAESDIYLPLQNKCGVKSGPSAVEHSIQGSDVNPSAGSKSKKTKVDWSPELHRKFIQAVEQLGIDRAIPSKILELMKVEGLTRHNVASHLQKYRMQKKHAVHREENPRFSMLTNHLKPNMAYPSYYPYCGISMSTVYRTWTQNNGQPANVNMWGPPDYRHWPQPGTQPWNSYAGMQADAWGCPVMLPSPAPYFSYPQQISSSHNVYTANKSYGTPHSSFDLQPDEELIDKIVTEARRKPWSPLPLGLKRPSPESVLKELSKQGISTVPPRINGSKPP, from the exons ATGCTGAGGTGCGGACCGCGATC TGACTTCAGATGTTTATTGCCTAAGCACCATGATGAAGTGCATTGCA TTGAGTTCTTGCTGAAACCACTCTCTGAGGACAAACTGAAGAATATCTGGCAGCATGTTCTTCACAAG GCATTTTCCAGTACACCGATGCCTGAAGTAGACTCCGCAGCATCCTTGATGCAGCTCCAATTAGAGAGTGAAGACAATAATGGAGTTCTGGGAGATACGGAAGGTCTTTCTTGGATTCAAGACATTGTATGGGAGCAAGAGCAACCAAACGGAAGTGTTAAATCTCAACTGAACCAGGGATCATCGTTGCAAGGTTGCTGGGAAAGTGGAGATCAAATGAACTGTCCAATGGAAACAGATTGCAGTGACAAAGATGTGCAGTCTAACTTCGTCGAAACTACTTCACATGATTTGGTTTGTGAAGACACCCTTCAGGAGTGCCAACCTCGATTATCTGGCAAGGTAATGGTCAAAGAAGATGAGAACTCTGCAGTTGGTTTAAACGCAGAAAGCGACATTTATCTTCCCTTGCAGAATAAATGTGGCGTCAAAAGTGGTCCTTCAGCTGTAGAGCACTCAATCCAAGGATCTGATGTGAACCCTTCAGCTGGTTCCAAATCGAAGAAAACAAAG GTGGACTGGAGCCCAGAGCTACATAGAAAGTTTATTCAGGCAGTCGAACAGTTGGGCATAGATCGTGCGATTCCTTCCAAAATACTTGAGCTGATGAAAGTTGAAGGTTTGACAAGGCACAACGTTGCAAGTCATCTCCAG AAGTACAGGATGCAAAAGAAACATGCGGTCCACAGAGAAGAAAATCCAAGATTTTCAATGCTAACCAATCATTTGAAACCAAACATGGCTTACCCTTCTTATTATCCTTACTGTGGAATATCCATGTCCACTGTTTATCGAACATGGACACAGAACAATGGCCAACCAGCTAATGTCAACATGTGGGGTCCGCCTGATTATCGCCATTGGCCGCAACCAGGAACTCAGCCATGGAATTCTTATGCTGGG ATGCAAGCTGATGCATGGGGTTGCCCTGTGATGCTGCCTTCTCCTGCtccatatttttcatatcCTCAG CAAATTTCATCATCACACAATGTGTATACAGCAAATAAGAGCTATGGCACGCCCCACAGTTCATTTGATCTTCAACCA GATGAGGAGCTGATTGACAAGATTGTGACGGAGGCGAGGAGGAAACCATGGTCACCCCTTCCCTTGGGGCTTAAACGTCCTTCTCCAGAGAGTGTTCTCAAAGAGCTTTCAAAGCAAGGAATCTCCACCGTTCCTCCTCGAATCAACGGCTCCAAACCTCCCTGA
- the LOC111795282 gene encoding two-component response regulator-like APRR2 isoform X9 gives MMKCIALGAVEFLLKPLSEDKLKNIWQHVLHKAFSSTPMPEVDSAASLMQLQLESEDNNGVLGDTEGLSWIQDIVWEQEQPNGSVKSQLNQGSSLQGCWESGDQMNCPMETDCSDKDVQSNFVETTSHDLVCEDTLQECQPRLSGKVMVKEDENSAVGLNAESDIYLPLQNKCGVKSGPSAVEHSIQGSDVNPSAGSKSKKTKVDWSPELHRKFIQAVEQLGIDRAIPSKILELMKVEGLTRHNVASHLQKYRMQKKHAVHREENPRFSMLTNHLKPNMAYPSYYPYCGISMSTVYRTWTQNNGQPANVNMWGPPDYRHWPQPGTQPWNSYAGMQADAWGCPVMLPSPAPYFSYPQQISSSHNVYTANKSYGTPHSSFDLQPDEELIDKIVTEARRKPWSPLPLGLKRPSPESVLKELSKQGISTVPPRINGSKPP, from the exons ATGATGAAGTGCATTGCA CTTGGTGCAGTTGAGTTCTTGCTGAAACCACTCTCTGAGGACAAACTGAAGAATATCTGGCAGCATGTTCTTCACAAG GCATTTTCCAGTACACCGATGCCTGAAGTAGACTCCGCAGCATCCTTGATGCAGCTCCAATTAGAGAGTGAAGACAATAATGGAGTTCTGGGAGATACGGAAGGTCTTTCTTGGATTCAAGACATTGTATGGGAGCAAGAGCAACCAAACGGAAGTGTTAAATCTCAACTGAACCAGGGATCATCGTTGCAAGGTTGCTGGGAAAGTGGAGATCAAATGAACTGTCCAATGGAAACAGATTGCAGTGACAAAGATGTGCAGTCTAACTTCGTCGAAACTACTTCACATGATTTGGTTTGTGAAGACACCCTTCAGGAGTGCCAACCTCGATTATCTGGCAAGGTAATGGTCAAAGAAGATGAGAACTCTGCAGTTGGTTTAAACGCAGAAAGCGACATTTATCTTCCCTTGCAGAATAAATGTGGCGTCAAAAGTGGTCCTTCAGCTGTAGAGCACTCAATCCAAGGATCTGATGTGAACCCTTCAGCTGGTTCCAAATCGAAGAAAACAAAG GTGGACTGGAGCCCAGAGCTACATAGAAAGTTTATTCAGGCAGTCGAACAGTTGGGCATAGATCGTGCGATTCCTTCCAAAATACTTGAGCTGATGAAAGTTGAAGGTTTGACAAGGCACAACGTTGCAAGTCATCTCCAG AAGTACAGGATGCAAAAGAAACATGCGGTCCACAGAGAAGAAAATCCAAGATTTTCAATGCTAACCAATCATTTGAAACCAAACATGGCTTACCCTTCTTATTATCCTTACTGTGGAATATCCATGTCCACTGTTTATCGAACATGGACACAGAACAATGGCCAACCAGCTAATGTCAACATGTGGGGTCCGCCTGATTATCGCCATTGGCCGCAACCAGGAACTCAGCCATGGAATTCTTATGCTGGG ATGCAAGCTGATGCATGGGGTTGCCCTGTGATGCTGCCTTCTCCTGCtccatatttttcatatcCTCAG CAAATTTCATCATCACACAATGTGTATACAGCAAATAAGAGCTATGGCACGCCCCACAGTTCATTTGATCTTCAACCA GATGAGGAGCTGATTGACAAGATTGTGACGGAGGCGAGGAGGAAACCATGGTCACCCCTTCCCTTGGGGCTTAAACGTCCTTCTCCAGAGAGTGTTCTCAAAGAGCTTTCAAAGCAAGGAATCTCCACCGTTCCTCCTCGAATCAACGGCTCCAAACCTCCCTGA
- the LOC111795282 gene encoding two-component response regulator-like APRR2 isoform X3 yields MLHIAVYYCNDEKEALSAIMNTPENFHIAILEMCKGNYDESFKLLGSSKDLPIIMTSDVYCLSTMMKCIALGAVEFLLKPLSEDKLKNIWQHVLHKAFSSTPMPEVDSAASLMQLQLESEDNNGVLGDTEGLSWIQDIVWEQEQPNGSVKSQLNQGSSLQGCWESGDQMNCPMETDCSDKDVQSNFVETTSHDLVCEDTLQECQPRLSGKVMVKEDENSAVGLNAESDIYLPLQNKCGVKSGPSAVEHSIQGSDVNPSAGSKSKKTKVDWSPELHRKFIQAVEQLGIDRAIPSKILELMKVEGLTRHNVASHLQKYRMQKKHAVHREENPRFSMLTNHLKPNMAYPSYYPYCGISMSTVYRTWTQNNGQPANVNMWGPPDYRHWPQPGTQPWNSYAGMQADAWGCPVMLPSPAPYFSYPQQISSSHNVYTANKSYGTPHSSFDLQPDEELIDKIVTEARRKPWSPLPLGLKRPSPESVLKELSKQGISTVPPRINGSKPP; encoded by the exons ATGTTG CATATTGCAGTCTATTACTGTAATGATGAGAAGGAAGCTTTGTCGGCGATTATGAACACACCGGAAAACTTCCATATTGCAATTCTGGAG ATGTGCAAAGGAAATTATGATGAGAGTTTTAAATTGCTCGGAAGTTCCAAGGACTTGCCAATCATAA TGACTTCAGATGTTTATTGCCTAAGCACCATGATGAAGTGCATTGCA CTTGGTGCAGTTGAGTTCTTGCTGAAACCACTCTCTGAGGACAAACTGAAGAATATCTGGCAGCATGTTCTTCACAAG GCATTTTCCAGTACACCGATGCCTGAAGTAGACTCCGCAGCATCCTTGATGCAGCTCCAATTAGAGAGTGAAGACAATAATGGAGTTCTGGGAGATACGGAAGGTCTTTCTTGGATTCAAGACATTGTATGGGAGCAAGAGCAACCAAACGGAAGTGTTAAATCTCAACTGAACCAGGGATCATCGTTGCAAGGTTGCTGGGAAAGTGGAGATCAAATGAACTGTCCAATGGAAACAGATTGCAGTGACAAAGATGTGCAGTCTAACTTCGTCGAAACTACTTCACATGATTTGGTTTGTGAAGACACCCTTCAGGAGTGCCAACCTCGATTATCTGGCAAGGTAATGGTCAAAGAAGATGAGAACTCTGCAGTTGGTTTAAACGCAGAAAGCGACATTTATCTTCCCTTGCAGAATAAATGTGGCGTCAAAAGTGGTCCTTCAGCTGTAGAGCACTCAATCCAAGGATCTGATGTGAACCCTTCAGCTGGTTCCAAATCGAAGAAAACAAAG GTGGACTGGAGCCCAGAGCTACATAGAAAGTTTATTCAGGCAGTCGAACAGTTGGGCATAGATCGTGCGATTCCTTCCAAAATACTTGAGCTGATGAAAGTTGAAGGTTTGACAAGGCACAACGTTGCAAGTCATCTCCAG AAGTACAGGATGCAAAAGAAACATGCGGTCCACAGAGAAGAAAATCCAAGATTTTCAATGCTAACCAATCATTTGAAACCAAACATGGCTTACCCTTCTTATTATCCTTACTGTGGAATATCCATGTCCACTGTTTATCGAACATGGACACAGAACAATGGCCAACCAGCTAATGTCAACATGTGGGGTCCGCCTGATTATCGCCATTGGCCGCAACCAGGAACTCAGCCATGGAATTCTTATGCTGGG ATGCAAGCTGATGCATGGGGTTGCCCTGTGATGCTGCCTTCTCCTGCtccatatttttcatatcCTCAG CAAATTTCATCATCACACAATGTGTATACAGCAAATAAGAGCTATGGCACGCCCCACAGTTCATTTGATCTTCAACCA GATGAGGAGCTGATTGACAAGATTGTGACGGAGGCGAGGAGGAAACCATGGTCACCCCTTCCCTTGGGGCTTAAACGTCCTTCTCCAGAGAGTGTTCTCAAAGAGCTTTCAAAGCAAGGAATCTCCACCGTTCCTCCTCGAATCAACGGCTCCAAACCTCCCTGA
- the LOC111795282 gene encoding two-component response regulator-like APRR2 isoform X5, with product MLMCKGNYDESFKLLGSSKDLPIIMTSDVYCLSTMMKCIALGAVEFLLKPLSEDKLKNIWQHVLHKAFSSTPMPEVDSAASLMQLQLESEDNNGVLGDTEGLSWIQDIVWEQEQPNGSVKSQLNQGSSLQGCWESGDQMNCPMETDCSDKDVQSNFVETTSHDLVCEDTLQECQPRLSGKVMVKEDENSAVGLNAESDIYLPLQNKCGVKSGPSAVEHSIQGSDVNPSAGSKSKKTKVDWSPELHRKFIQAVEQLGIDRAIPSKILELMKVEGLTRHNVASHLQKYRMQKKHAVHREENPRFSMLTNHLKPNMAYPSYYPYCGISMSTVYRTWTQNNGQPANVNMWGPPDYRHWPQPGTQPWNSYAGMQADAWGCPVMLPSPAPYFSYPQQISSSHNVYTANKSYGTPHSSFDLQPDEELIDKIVTEARRKPWSPLPLGLKRPSPESVLKELSKQGISTVPPRINGSKPP from the exons ATGTTG ATGTGCAAAGGAAATTATGATGAGAGTTTTAAATTGCTCGGAAGTTCCAAGGACTTGCCAATCATAA TGACTTCAGATGTTTATTGCCTAAGCACCATGATGAAGTGCATTGCA CTTGGTGCAGTTGAGTTCTTGCTGAAACCACTCTCTGAGGACAAACTGAAGAATATCTGGCAGCATGTTCTTCACAAG GCATTTTCCAGTACACCGATGCCTGAAGTAGACTCCGCAGCATCCTTGATGCAGCTCCAATTAGAGAGTGAAGACAATAATGGAGTTCTGGGAGATACGGAAGGTCTTTCTTGGATTCAAGACATTGTATGGGAGCAAGAGCAACCAAACGGAAGTGTTAAATCTCAACTGAACCAGGGATCATCGTTGCAAGGTTGCTGGGAAAGTGGAGATCAAATGAACTGTCCAATGGAAACAGATTGCAGTGACAAAGATGTGCAGTCTAACTTCGTCGAAACTACTTCACATGATTTGGTTTGTGAAGACACCCTTCAGGAGTGCCAACCTCGATTATCTGGCAAGGTAATGGTCAAAGAAGATGAGAACTCTGCAGTTGGTTTAAACGCAGAAAGCGACATTTATCTTCCCTTGCAGAATAAATGTGGCGTCAAAAGTGGTCCTTCAGCTGTAGAGCACTCAATCCAAGGATCTGATGTGAACCCTTCAGCTGGTTCCAAATCGAAGAAAACAAAG GTGGACTGGAGCCCAGAGCTACATAGAAAGTTTATTCAGGCAGTCGAACAGTTGGGCATAGATCGTGCGATTCCTTCCAAAATACTTGAGCTGATGAAAGTTGAAGGTTTGACAAGGCACAACGTTGCAAGTCATCTCCAG AAGTACAGGATGCAAAAGAAACATGCGGTCCACAGAGAAGAAAATCCAAGATTTTCAATGCTAACCAATCATTTGAAACCAAACATGGCTTACCCTTCTTATTATCCTTACTGTGGAATATCCATGTCCACTGTTTATCGAACATGGACACAGAACAATGGCCAACCAGCTAATGTCAACATGTGGGGTCCGCCTGATTATCGCCATTGGCCGCAACCAGGAACTCAGCCATGGAATTCTTATGCTGGG ATGCAAGCTGATGCATGGGGTTGCCCTGTGATGCTGCCTTCTCCTGCtccatatttttcatatcCTCAG CAAATTTCATCATCACACAATGTGTATACAGCAAATAAGAGCTATGGCACGCCCCACAGTTCATTTGATCTTCAACCA GATGAGGAGCTGATTGACAAGATTGTGACGGAGGCGAGGAGGAAACCATGGTCACCCCTTCCCTTGGGGCTTAAACGTCCTTCTCCAGAGAGTGTTCTCAAAGAGCTTTCAAAGCAAGGAATCTCCACCGTTCCTCCTCGAATCAACGGCTCCAAACCTCCCTGA
- the LOC111795282 gene encoding two-component response regulator-like APRR2 isoform X10: MLLGAVEFLLKPLSEDKLKNIWQHVLHKAFSSTPMPEVDSAASLMQLQLESEDNNGVLGDTEGLSWIQDIVWEQEQPNGSVKSQLNQGSSLQGCWESGDQMNCPMETDCSDKDVQSNFVETTSHDLVCEDTLQECQPRLSGKVMVKEDENSAVGLNAESDIYLPLQNKCGVKSGPSAVEHSIQGSDVNPSAGSKSKKTKVDWSPELHRKFIQAVEQLGIDRAIPSKILELMKVEGLTRHNVASHLQKYRMQKKHAVHREENPRFSMLTNHLKPNMAYPSYYPYCGISMSTVYRTWTQNNGQPANVNMWGPPDYRHWPQPGTQPWNSYAGMQADAWGCPVMLPSPAPYFSYPQQISSSHNVYTANKSYGTPHSSFDLQPDEELIDKIVTEARRKPWSPLPLGLKRPSPESVLKELSKQGISTVPPRINGSKPP; encoded by the exons ATGTTG CTTGGTGCAGTTGAGTTCTTGCTGAAACCACTCTCTGAGGACAAACTGAAGAATATCTGGCAGCATGTTCTTCACAAG GCATTTTCCAGTACACCGATGCCTGAAGTAGACTCCGCAGCATCCTTGATGCAGCTCCAATTAGAGAGTGAAGACAATAATGGAGTTCTGGGAGATACGGAAGGTCTTTCTTGGATTCAAGACATTGTATGGGAGCAAGAGCAACCAAACGGAAGTGTTAAATCTCAACTGAACCAGGGATCATCGTTGCAAGGTTGCTGGGAAAGTGGAGATCAAATGAACTGTCCAATGGAAACAGATTGCAGTGACAAAGATGTGCAGTCTAACTTCGTCGAAACTACTTCACATGATTTGGTTTGTGAAGACACCCTTCAGGAGTGCCAACCTCGATTATCTGGCAAGGTAATGGTCAAAGAAGATGAGAACTCTGCAGTTGGTTTAAACGCAGAAAGCGACATTTATCTTCCCTTGCAGAATAAATGTGGCGTCAAAAGTGGTCCTTCAGCTGTAGAGCACTCAATCCAAGGATCTGATGTGAACCCTTCAGCTGGTTCCAAATCGAAGAAAACAAAG GTGGACTGGAGCCCAGAGCTACATAGAAAGTTTATTCAGGCAGTCGAACAGTTGGGCATAGATCGTGCGATTCCTTCCAAAATACTTGAGCTGATGAAAGTTGAAGGTTTGACAAGGCACAACGTTGCAAGTCATCTCCAG AAGTACAGGATGCAAAAGAAACATGCGGTCCACAGAGAAGAAAATCCAAGATTTTCAATGCTAACCAATCATTTGAAACCAAACATGGCTTACCCTTCTTATTATCCTTACTGTGGAATATCCATGTCCACTGTTTATCGAACATGGACACAGAACAATGGCCAACCAGCTAATGTCAACATGTGGGGTCCGCCTGATTATCGCCATTGGCCGCAACCAGGAACTCAGCCATGGAATTCTTATGCTGGG ATGCAAGCTGATGCATGGGGTTGCCCTGTGATGCTGCCTTCTCCTGCtccatatttttcatatcCTCAG CAAATTTCATCATCACACAATGTGTATACAGCAAATAAGAGCTATGGCACGCCCCACAGTTCATTTGATCTTCAACCA GATGAGGAGCTGATTGACAAGATTGTGACGGAGGCGAGGAGGAAACCATGGTCACCCCTTCCCTTGGGGCTTAAACGTCCTTCTCCAGAGAGTGTTCTCAAAGAGCTTTCAAAGCAAGGAATCTCCACCGTTCCTCCTCGAATCAACGGCTCCAAACCTCCCTGA
- the LOC111795282 gene encoding two-component response regulator-like APRR2 isoform X7, which yields MMVERGKRLQLRRMFVDAAKSCIFHFEFLLKPLSEDKLKNIWQHVLHKAFSSTPMPEVDSAASLMQLQLESEDNNGVLGDTEGLSWIQDIVWEQEQPNGSVKSQLNQGSSLQGCWESGDQMNCPMETDCSDKDVQSNFVETTSHDLVCEDTLQECQPRLSGKVMVKEDENSAVGLNAESDIYLPLQNKCGVKSGPSAVEHSIQGSDVNPSAGSKSKKTKVDWSPELHRKFIQAVEQLGIDRAIPSKILELMKVEGLTRHNVASHLQKYRMQKKHAVHREENPRFSMLTNHLKPNMAYPSYYPYCGISMSTVYRTWTQNNGQPANVNMWGPPDYRHWPQPGTQPWNSYAGMQADAWGCPVMLPSPAPYFSYPQQISSSHNVYTANKSYGTPHSSFDLQPDEELIDKIVTEARRKPWSPLPLGLKRPSPESVLKELSKQGISTVPPRINGSKPP from the exons ATGATGGTTGAGCGGGGAAAAAGATTACAACTACGTAGAATGTTTGTTGACGCTGCGAAATCCTGCATTTTCCACT TTGAGTTCTTGCTGAAACCACTCTCTGAGGACAAACTGAAGAATATCTGGCAGCATGTTCTTCACAAG GCATTTTCCAGTACACCGATGCCTGAAGTAGACTCCGCAGCATCCTTGATGCAGCTCCAATTAGAGAGTGAAGACAATAATGGAGTTCTGGGAGATACGGAAGGTCTTTCTTGGATTCAAGACATTGTATGGGAGCAAGAGCAACCAAACGGAAGTGTTAAATCTCAACTGAACCAGGGATCATCGTTGCAAGGTTGCTGGGAAAGTGGAGATCAAATGAACTGTCCAATGGAAACAGATTGCAGTGACAAAGATGTGCAGTCTAACTTCGTCGAAACTACTTCACATGATTTGGTTTGTGAAGACACCCTTCAGGAGTGCCAACCTCGATTATCTGGCAAGGTAATGGTCAAAGAAGATGAGAACTCTGCAGTTGGTTTAAACGCAGAAAGCGACATTTATCTTCCCTTGCAGAATAAATGTGGCGTCAAAAGTGGTCCTTCAGCTGTAGAGCACTCAATCCAAGGATCTGATGTGAACCCTTCAGCTGGTTCCAAATCGAAGAAAACAAAG GTGGACTGGAGCCCAGAGCTACATAGAAAGTTTATTCAGGCAGTCGAACAGTTGGGCATAGATCGTGCGATTCCTTCCAAAATACTTGAGCTGATGAAAGTTGAAGGTTTGACAAGGCACAACGTTGCAAGTCATCTCCAG AAGTACAGGATGCAAAAGAAACATGCGGTCCACAGAGAAGAAAATCCAAGATTTTCAATGCTAACCAATCATTTGAAACCAAACATGGCTTACCCTTCTTATTATCCTTACTGTGGAATATCCATGTCCACTGTTTATCGAACATGGACACAGAACAATGGCCAACCAGCTAATGTCAACATGTGGGGTCCGCCTGATTATCGCCATTGGCCGCAACCAGGAACTCAGCCATGGAATTCTTATGCTGGG ATGCAAGCTGATGCATGGGGTTGCCCTGTGATGCTGCCTTCTCCTGCtccatatttttcatatcCTCAG CAAATTTCATCATCACACAATGTGTATACAGCAAATAAGAGCTATGGCACGCCCCACAGTTCATTTGATCTTCAACCA GATGAGGAGCTGATTGACAAGATTGTGACGGAGGCGAGGAGGAAACCATGGTCACCCCTTCCCTTGGGGCTTAAACGTCCTTCTCCAGAGAGTGTTCTCAAAGAGCTTTCAAAGCAAGGAATCTCCACCGTTCCTCCTCGAATCAACGGCTCCAAACCTCCCTGA